CTCGCGGTGATGGGTGGTGAGGCCCTGTGCGATCACCGTTGCGGTGTCCTTCGGCAGGGTCTTGCGGCTGAGAAATTCAGCCAACCATTCCCGGCGAACAACCTCAGCGGATGCCCATGCTTTGTTGTTCGCGATCAGGGTTCGGCGTTCCGCTTTCTGATCCTCGGTCATTGGTCCGCTGGTGGAGCCGCTGCCGTTGTTCCTGCGGAATCCTGCGGCTTTCGGGTCTTTGAGGAAGTAACGCACGTCGGCTTCATCACTGGTGTAATAAGTCCGTACGAACGCGGCGCGGCCCTCTGCCTCGGCAATGTCCTCGACGGTGACCGGCTCGCCGTCCTTCGTGACCAGTTCGCGGATGCTGGTGTAGTCGGTCTCGTAGTAGCCCCGGTCCCGGGTGAGGATTTCGTAACCGCGCTCGATCAGCGCGGCAGTGGCTTCCGCTGCGATCTTGTCAAGGCGGCGCTCATCCCGTGCTCGCTGGGCGACGTGGGGGAACGAGGTCGGATCGTTCTCGGCCGCGTCGATCAACGATTTCACTGTGTCATCGTCGTCCTCGAACTCGATCAGGACGGCGGCCTGATCGAGAGTGATCGAGTGGCTGACAATCGCGGATGCGGCTGTGCCGTTCTCCGCGACAGCGATTCCGGCTTTCACGGTCGCGGCCTTGGTCCCGGTGCGCTTGGCGATCACTGCCGGGGTGAGGCCCTCGAACGCGAGCTGCTGGAACGCCGCTACCCGGTCGGCATCGGTGACGGCCTCGCGGTGGTCGTTCTCAACCATCTGCTGCACGATCCGATCAACGGTCGTCTCGTCGGCTTCGACAATGTAAGCCGGGATGGTGCTCAGTCCGGCTTCTCGGGCTGCGAGGGTGCGGCGCTGTCCGGCTCGAACGATCACATTTCCCTGCTCGTCGCGTCGGGCGAGAATCGGTGTCAGGACACCGTTCTGCTTGATGCTGGCGACGAACTCCCGTGGCAGGGCAGCTTCGGTTCGCACGTTCGCTTCCACAACGATCAGGTTGGGGTCGATGTGCTCGATGGTGCCCATGCGGGCGGTTGTGTTAGTCATTGGGTTCTCTCTCCATCAACTGATTTTTTTGCCTGTCTGGCAAGAGAATCGATTGAGAGCGGGAGTGCCGGAGTGCACAGAATTTCGGGCGAAATAAGGGAGCCTGCGACCGCGTCCGAAAATCTGGGCACGTAGGCACGGAGCGAACTACGATGACCGGCCAGACAGACGAAAAAATGCTCTTAGAGTCATCGCACCGCCGTAGGCGGTTCCCCTGGTTCTTGGTGGAGGAGTGTGAGGGGGAAAATCCCCTTCACGTGAGCTGGCACCAGCTCACACCTCGCCGGGTATATTGACGCTGAGCTCACCGAATGAAACGAGCTGTACTGCACGGCTACGTTCTCGGAGGCTCTGTGACCACCCTGCCTGTTCCTGGCAACCGTATTGCGGTCGTGGCTCTTGGTTTCGCCGGGGCCGCAGCTCTCTCCGCCGTTGCTCCCAGGCTTCTGGGTTTGACCTTCAGCCTGGTGATGCTCGGCTGGATGGCCGCCACTGCGTTGGCGCTCACCGCTATCGTTCTCGCCGCCGTGGGGATGGCTCGACGTCAAACACACCGGTGCATCGCGGTGATCGCGATGCTCCTCGCGATCGTCACAATTCCCGGATCCACGGTGATTCTGGCGATACACACTCACGAGTTCGCCGATAATCCGGCTGACAAAGTTCCCGGTGGCTATCCGTAGGGATAGCCTCAGGCCACCTGTTGATGCTCGATCGTTTTAGGGCGGCTGAGCGCGCCGGCCAGAATCAGGTCCCACGCTTCGCCGTGGTGTCCGCGACCGTTGCGGCGCGGGTAGGCGGGGAAGTCGGGTCGGTCGTTTTGAGCGAACAGCGGCACGCCGGTGGCACTGCGGCGGCCGCGTCGTTTCTTGTTTCGTTTGGAGAGCCAGGCGAGGTCGGCTCGCCACCATGCCCAGCGTGCGCGTTCGGCGTCGTAGCGGGCTGCGCGTGCGGCCAGGTACCCGTCGACGCCGAGTTGTGCGGCTGCGGCGTCGCGGGTATCCGCGGCGGTGCGAGTCCATCCGTCTGGGTGTCGGTCGACCAGGCCGGCGCTGTGCATTCGTGAGAGGGATTTCCTGATTCGGGATGCGCTCAAATTTGTTGCCTTGGTCAGGGACTCCACTGTGAGCGTGTTTTCTTCCTGCAAGTAGCTGTAAGTAAGTCCTGCTTTCCGTCCCAGGCTATGCGGGGCGGAAAAAACATCGTGTGTAAGATCTGCGAGGCGGGAGCTTAAACGATTGATCCACCAGTCGCGTTGATCAGCAGCCGGGCTTTCGCTTGGGTGCGTTACCGCTTGTAGCAACTTCTGGTCTGTCTGTGCTGTGGAGAACTTTTTAGAGAGCCGGTACTTCGCTCCGTGGGCGCCTTCGGCGGCGTCGACCAGGACGATCCATGCGCTCTCCGGGTCGTCGGTGAGCGGTTCTCTGAGGGCGTGGAGGGCGAGACGGCAGGCTTCGTGTGAGTAGCCAGTGACTTGGGAAAGACGGCGCTGGTCGGCTTCGACGGTGAGTGAGGCGGCTTGCGCGATGAACAGGCACAGGGCATCCAAAACGGCGCGGTGCGAGAATCGCCCGCGTACGCCTTTCTGGGCGCTCCCAGGGCCGCTCAGGCCCCAGCGTCCGGGCATGGCGTCTGCGGCCGTCTGGACGCGGGCTATGGCCTCGGATGCGGCGATCGCGCGCGCGTTGAACTCAGTATTGGAGCCGTCACCGCTGATCGGGTTGGCGGCGACAAACTCGACGGCACGCCGCCAGGCGTGCTCGAGCGCGCGTCGGGATTCCGCCGCGCTGCGCGGCACCCGCGGCTGCGTGGGGGTAATCCTGCGCGTGCGTGAGTGTTCGAGGGCGGGGGAGACGTGCAGCAGAGCGAGGACGTCCGCGAATCGCCAGCGTGCGCGTGCGCAGCCGGCGAGTACGGTCGCCTGGGTGTGCGACGTGTCGTAAGCGGGCGGCGCGTCGAGAAGATTGAGGATCCGATCAGTGAGCGGTCGTTTCGAACCGGTCAGGTGCGGGTACCCACCCTCATCGACGCTCACACCGTGGATCGGCGTGACCGGCGCGAGCTTGATCGTCGCACCGGTATCGATCAAGAAAGCGTGGAGCGATTGCAGCTGCTCCGCCGTTACGCTGTGCGCGGTGAGCGTGGCAACGGAGCCGATCGGTTCCGAGTACCCGGACTGCCGGTGTGGGGCGCCAGGGGGGCGCACCGAGCCGGTGGCCGGGTTTCTCAGCGGCGTAATATCCAGCGACGGCAGGAGCTGCGCAGCGAGGTGTCCGATGGTCCCGACCACGGCAGCGTCGGTGCCGTCGTGGAGGGAGAGCCAGACGTGTCGGCCGCCTGTGGGACCGGACCTGGTGACCAGGTGTTCAATGTTGAGCTCGTCCAGCCAGTGGCTGAGTTTGGCAGCGTCGTAGATAGCGTTGCCGTGGCCGGCGTCGAGGTCGAAAGCGATGTAGTGGAAGTATCCGTGAACGTCGGTGAGCGGCATCGCCCATGGTGTTGTCGGCGCGTCCGCTGAAAGCGGGATCGTCGCTGTGTAGTCGTTCAGATAACCGTCCGGTCCGAGCTGATCAGCGAGCCGAACGCGCCCGCGAGGGCTCAGCTGGCACGTCAAATCCCAGGCTGTCCACTCATCGGGGGACACGCCCGACGCTAATTCTGTGCCAGAAGTAGCGTCAAAACGGTATACATCGGTTACTATGGGGTCATCCTTTCGGGGATGCCAAAGGCTCCGGTTCATCCGGATCTTTTACTAGCTAGAACCTCGTGGTCGCCAAACTTTGAGGGTTCTGAGCTACGAAACTTGGGAGAAGCCCGTCGCGAAAGCGGCGGGCTCTTTCGTTTAAGCGGCTGGGATGGGCAGCTCCATTCGGCTCGTGTCAGTGTTCCGTGGCGCATATTGCGGCATGGAAAGATCATCGGCCAGCAGCGTGGCGAGGTAGTCGCTCATTGAAAGACCCAGCTCGTCGGCTCTGTTCCGTGCTGCTTCAGCCAGAGGCACGGCTGGGCGCGTGCCGAGAAGTTCTCGGGGCCCTTTGGACTTTCGTCCACCGTTTGTTGTGCGCATGGCTTCACCTAATCGTTAACGTGTAACAGTTATTGGGATGTTTTCGGCGTGTCGTCAACATTGCTGCGTGGGACATTCTGATTGCTGATTTCGTTGAGCCGTTCTCGCAGTTCAGATTTGTGGATAACCCACCGGTTGCCCACATGGAAGGCTGGAATCTCGCCCTCGTGGATCCAGCTGTAGATGGTCTGTTTGGTCTTCCCGAACAGGGCCATCAGGTCGTGGTAGGTCAACTCGTCGCCGTAGTCCGCGAGGACGTCGACAGCTCGAGGTGGTTCTGCGGGCGCACGGTTGCTCGTGGACGCCAGCCATGCGTATATCTCGGCCTTAAAGATGATCCAGGAGGCCCGGATCTGGTAGCCGGGGATCGTCCCCGCCCGGAGCCGGGCAAGGATTGCCGGCTTACCAACGTTGAGAATTTTGGCAAGCTGGGCGGGTGTCAGCGTCTCCGGAAGCGCGCTCCAGTAGGCGTCATCTTCCATCATGGGCGCGGTGTCTTCATGGGAGTTCCGATTGGGGTCGGCGGCGAATCTATCCGCAAGGGTCAGGTGTTCGTGACCAACGGCGGGGGTATTGCCGTTCGGGTCGTATCCAGCATTATCCCAGCCAACCTTCGTCGGCGTGTGAACGCCGGCCCTCTTCGCCCCACTCATCGACTTGTCTCCGTTCGGTCGCTGCCGAACAGGGTTACTCGTAGGCGGACGTCCCCGAGCAGCAAAACATCCCCGTGTTGCAGCTCTTGGGGTTCCCACGGCACTAGCGGTTCCGCACTCTGGTTGTCTCTGTGCAGAGTCGTGCCGTTGCCTGAGCGGTAGTCGGTGGCCCAGAGAATGTCGCTGCGCCAGTCGACCCGGAAGTGAGTTTTGGAGACGGTCTGGGATGCGTCGTCAATCGTGATGAGCTCGTGGACCTGGTCGCCGTCGCGGAGCGTCGGGTGCCGGCCGATGAGTGCGGAAGTTGTGATGGTGAAGCGTTGCCCGGTACTGAACGCGAGCACGGCCCACCGCTCAGCGGTGACGGTCACCAGGTGCGTCTCCTCGTCGGGGTGCTCGTCGCGTGCTTGCACAATTCGAGCGTCGGGGATCCCCGGCGTGTACAGCTGGGTTGTCAGCGCGGGATCCTCAACGGCTAACGTACTGGGCTTCACCGATTCACTGGTGAGGTCGGTGACTTTCCCATCGGCGTGGACGCCAACGGTGAAGGTCCCGTTGTGGTCGGTCGCGGCCATCCTGACCGGCCGTCCGAGTTCTTCTGCGACAGTCGCAGCGTAGGCAATGACCGCTGCCCGGGTGGCTTCTAGCTCGGCGGCGGGATAGTCCACGTGGCGCCCCGCGACGTTGATGTGGGCTCTCCCGTCGGAGTACATGTCGACGCAGATAACGGGATATGGCGGAATCAGCTTTTCGTCGCGGCTCAGCATGTCGACTCCACGCTGTGTCGTTCCCAGACGGGAATCGTGCACAGGTCAACGCCACGGTCGCGAAGAAACGCAATCGGATCCACGGCATGCTCGGTCACGGGCTTCCCATCGGTGAAGATCGTGAAATGCAGGTGCGGCCCGTTCGATCTGCCCGAGTTTCCGGTTTCACCAATCACTTCCTCTACGGTGACCTGTTGGCCTACCGTAACGGAGACGCCCCCGGTTTTGATGTGGTGGTATCGCGACAGAATTCCATCGCCGTGGTCGATGATGATGAGGTTCCCGAGGCCGGCCTTTGACGCTCCTTTATCGGTGACTGTGGTGATGACCGTGCCGCTTGCGGCGGCGTGGATCGGCGTCCCCTCCTTGGTGCCCAGATCAACACCGTTGTGCTTGTAGGCATACCCGATCACGTATGCGGGTCGGTCGCCGTAGAAATCGGTGATGAGCAGCCCCGGGGTATCCA
The DNA window shown above is from Mycetocola zhujimingii and carries:
- a CDS encoding ParB/RepB/Spo0J family partition protein, whose protein sequence is MTNTTARMGTIEHIDPNLIVVEANVRTEAALPREFVASIKQNGVLTPILARRDEQGNVIVRAGQRRTLAAREAGLSTIPAYIVEADETTVDRIVQQMVENDHREAVTDADRVAAFQQLAFEGLTPAVIAKRTGTKAATVKAGIAVAENGTAASAIVSHSITLDQAAVLIEFEDDDDTVKSLIDAAENDPTSFPHVAQRARDERRLDKIAAEATAALIERGYEILTRDRGYYETDYTSIRELVTKDGEPVTVEDIAEAEGRAAFVRTYYTSDEADVRYFLKDPKAAGFRRNNGSGSTSGPMTEDQKAERRTLIANNKAWASAEVVRREWLAEFLSRKTLPKDTATVIAQGLTTHHREVGTAIGHGNDLAHTLLGIERGRYSEGDKLAAFIEQHPAKAQHVALATVLGGIEDSTSKETWRYPNPINARYFTQLAAWGYGLSDVEKIVTTPKETEPTSEAVDDETTDEAGDDTDE
- a CDS encoding helix-turn-helix domain-containing protein, with protein sequence MSGAKRAGVHTPTKVGWDNAGYDPNGNTPAVGHEHLTLADRFAADPNRNSHEDTAPMMEDDAYWSALPETLTPAQLAKILNVGKPAILARLRAGTIPGYQIRASWIIFKAEIYAWLASTSNRAPAEPPRAVDVLADYGDELTYHDLMALFGKTKQTIYSWIHEGEIPAFHVGNRWVIHKSELRERLNEISNQNVPRSNVDDTPKTSQ
- a CDS encoding FHA domain-containing protein, whose translation is MLSRDEKLIPPYPVICVDMYSDGRAHINVAGRHVDYPAAELEATRAAVIAYAATVAEELGRPVRMAATDHNGTFTVGVHADGKVTDLTSESVKPSTLAVEDPALTTQLYTPGIPDARIVQARDEHPDEETHLVTVTAERWAVLAFSTGQRFTITTSALIGRHPTLRDGDQVHELITIDDASQTVSKTHFRVDWRSDILWATDYRSGNGTTLHRDNQSAEPLVPWEPQELQHGDVLLLGDVRLRVTLFGSDRTETSR